One SAR324 cluster bacterium genomic window carries:
- the lipA gene encoding lipoyl synthase, which produces MTAILEKLNFRKRHDRLPKPSWLKVKFPSGERFHWIESQARKLALSTVCEEARCPNIGECWNSGTATFMVMGDTCTRGCRFCSVKTEKKPSPLDMKEPLKLAETILQMKLGYVVLTTVDRDDLEDQGAGHIARCIRSTQKANPNLLIEILMPDFRGELNLVQQVIDSQAAVLAHNLETIRRLTPRVRDTRATYDQSLSVLKYLQDKSSENRYTKSSIMLGLGETKEEVVEAMCDMRAVGVSFLTLGQYLQPTLKHLAVERFVTPEEFEDFKKIGEEMGFLYVASGPLVRSSYKAAEFFIEKKIRQSA; this is translated from the coding sequence ATGACAGCTATATTAGAGAAACTGAATTTTCGGAAACGGCACGATCGGCTTCCCAAACCTTCCTGGCTGAAAGTTAAGTTCCCATCTGGCGAGAGATTTCATTGGATTGAAAGTCAGGCAAGAAAACTGGCCCTGAGTACAGTGTGTGAAGAAGCTCGTTGCCCAAACATCGGGGAATGCTGGAATAGTGGAACTGCGACCTTCATGGTCATGGGTGATACCTGTACTAGAGGCTGCCGATTTTGTTCTGTGAAAACTGAAAAAAAACCAAGCCCACTGGACATGAAGGAACCCCTGAAATTGGCTGAAACTATCCTTCAGATGAAGTTAGGATATGTTGTTCTGACCACGGTAGATCGGGATGATTTGGAAGATCAGGGTGCTGGTCACATTGCTCGCTGTATCCGGTCAACACAAAAGGCAAATCCCAATTTATTGATCGAAATCCTGATGCCTGATTTTCGTGGTGAACTAAACTTGGTTCAGCAAGTTATTGATTCACAAGCTGCTGTCTTGGCTCATAATCTGGAGACAATCCGTCGATTGACGCCAAGGGTGCGGGATACAAGAGCTACCTATGATCAATCTCTTTCGGTACTAAAATATCTTCAAGATAAGAGTTCTGAAAATAGGTACACAAAATCTTCTATAATGCTCGGCTTGGGTGAAACCAAAGAAGAGGTTGTTGAGGCAATGTGTGATATGAGAGCGGTTGGTGTGAGTTTCTTGACTTTAGGTCAATACTTACAACCAACACTGAAGCATCTTGCTGTTGAAAGATTTGTCACTCCTGAAGAGTTTGAGGATTTCAAAAAAATTGGAGAGGAAATGGGATTTTTGTATGTTGCTTCCGGTCCTTTAGTAAGGAGTTCCTACAAAGCAGCAGAGTTTTTTATCGAGAAAAAGATTCGACAGAGTGCATGA